A stretch of the Sulfuritortus calidifontis genome encodes the following:
- a CDS encoding IS3 family transposase (programmed frameshift), producing the protein MKKSKFTEQQIVAILKEVELGAKVGETCRKHGISDATYYKWKSAYAGMEVSQLKQLRDLQAENARLKKMYAELAMVHNALQDVVSPKALAPARKIELADVLMDAHGLSERQACRAVRLARSSRHYVPVRRDDSAVIEAVQAYMAVNPRHGFGLLHDSFRLQQQPWGKTVLWRVYCQLNLNLPRRGKKRLPARIKQPLVAGALPNDTWSCDFMADALWSGRRFRTFNVLDEFSREALRIEVDTSLPAARVVRALNELIELRGRPRRLRLDNGPELVSQALAQWARDNEVELMFTQPGKPTQNAYIERFNRSYRTEVLDCYVFESLAEVRKLTEDWLHRYNHERPHEALGRIPPVAYRMQKYPNPLLLSGTE; encoded by the exons ATGAAGAAATCGAAATTCACCGAGCAGCAGATCGTGGCGATCCTCAAGGAGGTCGAACTGGGCGCCAAGGTCGGCGAAACCTGCCGCAAGCACGGCATCTCGGACGCCACCTACTACAAGTGGAAGTCGGCCTACGCCGGCATGGAAGTGTCCCAGCTCAAGCAGTTGCGAGACCTGCAGGCCGAGAATGCGCGGCTCAAGAAGATGTATGCCGAACTGGCCATGGTGCACAACGCCCTGCAGGACGTTGTCTCCC CGAAAGCTCTAGCCCCGGCGCGCAAGATTGAGTTGGCCGACGTGCTGATGGATGCGCATGGCTTGTCCGAACGCCAGGCTTGCCGGGCGGTACGGCTAGCCCGATCCAGCCGGCACTATGTGCCGGTTCGGCGCGATGACAGCGCCGTCATCGAGGCGGTACAGGCCTACATGGCGGTCAATCCCCGGCATGGTTTCGGCCTGCTGCATGACAGCTTCAGGCTGCAACAGCAGCCTTGGGGCAAGACCGTGCTGTGGCGGGTGTATTGCCAGCTCAATCTGAACCTGCCGCGCCGGGGCAAGAAACGCTTGCCGGCTCGCATCAAGCAGCCTCTGGTGGCCGGGGCGCTGCCGAACGATACTTGGAGTTGTGACTTCATGGCCGATGCGCTGTGGAGCGGTCGGCGCTTCCGGACCTTCAACGTCCTGGACGAGTTCAGCCGCGAGGCCCTGCGTATCGAGGTGGACACTAGCCTGCCGGCGGCCAGGGTGGTGCGGGCCTTGAATGAATTGATTGAACTGCGGGGCAGGCCCCGCCGGCTACGCCTGGACAACGGCCCGGAACTGGTCAGCCAGGCACTGGCCCAGTGGGCCAGGGATAATGAGGTGGAATTGATGTTTACCCAACCGGGGAAACCAACCCAGAACGCCTATATCGAACGGTTCAACCGCTCCTACCGGACCGAGGTGCTGGACTGCTATGTGTTCGAGTCGCTGGCCGAGGTCAGGAAGCTGACGGAGGACTGGCTGCACCGCTACAACCATGAACGACCGCATGAAGCCCTGGGCAGGATTCCACCGGTGGCCTATCGCATGCAAAAATACCCAAACCCTCTACTTCTGAGTGGCACGGAATAA
- a CDS encoding TolB family protein, whose amino-acid sequence MSVMMRLMGLLCSLFVTAVFLTSSPVLADEIKWFPQQARFAPDGSHLLVNVCEVGNSNYCRIWRFWMADSHWDALPLAKDQTYLWPDYAPDGKAIVLSTMPCPDKKCDLRDARLALMDTDGRNLRRVPGTEVSKLRPAFSHDAKRAIYWQIGEVLKTRRQMAAFMDVWETELATGKERRLTNFAATVILSGPKYWPDDRRFMFSAMDFFRLPEGYRKPGDSPILLPNMMRYAEKHKGHMVFVLEPESSDLKPFFVTDKNWSVGFDVSRDGKKLLYASSGGTSSYGSIYVHDLTVLSEPVMILRERGAGSAIMDAAFSRDGQQAAIVRDITYWPGAAIYKAKNIELWLVDMEGRKPKHIAITQLPELVD is encoded by the coding sequence GTGTCTGTGATGATGCGATTAATGGGGCTGCTGTGCTCGCTATTTGTTACTGCAGTATTCCTCACTTCTAGCCCTGTACTCGCTGATGAAATCAAGTGGTTCCCGCAGCAGGCGCGATTCGCTCCTGATGGCAGCCACTTGCTGGTGAATGTCTGTGAGGTGGGCAACAGCAACTACTGCCGAATTTGGCGTTTCTGGATGGCGGATAGTCATTGGGATGCCTTGCCCTTGGCCAAAGATCAAACCTATCTCTGGCCAGACTACGCGCCAGACGGTAAGGCCATCGTGTTGTCTACCATGCCTTGCCCCGACAAGAAATGCGATCTGCGTGATGCCAGGCTGGCCCTCATGGACACCGATGGCAGAAATTTGCGCCGTGTGCCGGGCACCGAGGTGTCCAAATTGCGGCCGGCCTTCTCGCATGACGCCAAGCGAGCTATTTATTGGCAGATCGGTGAAGTGCTGAAGACCCGGCGACAGATGGCGGCCTTCATGGATGTCTGGGAAACGGAACTGGCTACAGGCAAGGAGCGCAGGCTGACAAACTTCGCGGCCACAGTCATCTTGTCAGGCCCTAAATACTGGCCGGATGACAGGCGCTTCATGTTCTCGGCGATGGATTTCTTCCGCTTGCCGGAGGGATATCGGAAGCCGGGCGACTCGCCCATCCTCTTGCCCAACATGATGCGTTATGCGGAGAAGCACAAAGGTCATATGGTGTTTGTGTTGGAGCCGGAATCCAGCGACTTGAAACCGTTCTTCGTTACTGACAAGAACTGGTCGGTCGGCTTTGACGTTTCGCGTGATGGAAAGAAACTGCTTTATGCCTCGTCTGGGGGCACATCGAGCTATGGCTCTATTTATGTGCACGATCTGACTGTCTTGTCCGAGCCAGTAATGATACTGAGGGAGCGGGGTGCAGGCAGTGCGATCATGGATGCGGCATTTTCCAGAGACGGTCAGCAGGCTGCAATTGTCAGAGATATTACTTATTGGCCCGGCGCGGCAATTTACAAGGCGAAAAACATAGAGCTTTGGCTGGTCGACATGGAAGGTAGAAAGCCTAAGCATATTGCTATTACTCAATTACCAGAACTCGTTGACTAA
- a CDS encoding GNAT family N-acetyltransferase — MKIRNAILDDVPIFVEMGRRFHELTRFRVYDYNAERVALNLRAVVENPRGSHCFFVAEDSEGNPVGGIIGCVEQHFFSNRLVASVIHYDVLPEKRMGGAGLRLLMAFKKWAENRGAVELNAGVNSGTDLKKLDSFLRRLGFKLTGGNYSLMLGMQNG; from the coding sequence ATGAAAATCCGCAATGCCATCCTCGACGACGTGCCCATCTTCGTGGAGATGGGCCGGCGCTTTCACGAGCTGACCCGTTTTCGCGTCTACGACTACAACGCCGAACGCGTGGCGCTCAACCTGCGCGCCGTGGTGGAAAACCCGCGCGGCAGCCATTGCTTCTTCGTCGCCGAAGACAGCGAGGGCAACCCGGTGGGCGGCATCATCGGCTGCGTCGAGCAGCACTTCTTTTCCAACCGCCTGGTCGCCAGCGTCATCCACTACGACGTGCTGCCGGAAAAGCGCATGGGCGGCGCCGGCCTGCGCCTGCTCATGGCCTTCAAGAAGTGGGCAGAAAACCGCGGTGCGGTGGAACTGAATGCCGGGGTCAACAGCGGCACCGATCTGAAAAAACTGGATAGCTTCCTGCGGCGGCTTGGGTTCAAGCTGACGGGGGGGAATTATTCGTTGATGTTGGGCATGCAAAATGGGTAA
- a CDS encoding peptidase domain-containing ABC transporter, with the protein MRGVETIRGFVASAAVTLILDLPFLLIFVGIMFYYSVMLTLIVLAILGVVALISFFTAPLFQKQLNEQFMLGARNQAFMTEYISGIETVKSLQMEPQIRARFSNYLADYLHATFKTKQLSNTYNTAAGSLEQMMTLLVLVVGAYTVMTSTDFTIGMLVAFQMFAGKLSQPVMRLVGLWQQFQQASLSVKRLGDVMNAPTEPYSLLPARLREGHGLIEIEGLAFRHNEKLPYLYRDFGFSVQPGSVVAIMGPSGSGKSTLAKLLQGFYQPSDGRIKIDGTDIQNLSANELRHYFGVVPQETVLFSGTIYDNLQAANPHATFEHIVQACKMAEIHDVLEKLPNGYQTEIGERGSGLSGGQRQRLAIARALLKRPKILIFDEATSNLDPQTAEHFATTINQLRGKATMLFITHALPKNLQVDEVVRIGGERLSVVQGDKVEPNERRQTEL; encoded by the coding sequence CTGCGCGGCGTCGAGACTATCCGCGGGTTCGTCGCCAGCGCTGCCGTCACCCTGATCCTTGATCTGCCCTTCCTGCTGATCTTCGTGGGCATCATGTTCTATTACAGCGTCATGCTTACGCTGATCGTTCTGGCCATTCTCGGCGTGGTCGCGCTCATCAGCTTCTTCACTGCGCCTCTATTTCAAAAGCAACTCAACGAGCAATTCATGCTGGGCGCCCGCAACCAGGCCTTCATGACCGAATACATCAGCGGCATCGAGACGGTGAAGAGCCTGCAAATGGAGCCGCAAATCCGCGCCCGCTTCTCCAACTACCTGGCCGACTACCTGCACGCCACCTTCAAGACCAAGCAACTGTCCAACACCTACAACACCGCGGCCGGCAGCCTGGAGCAGATGATGACCCTGCTGGTCTTGGTGGTGGGGGCCTATACGGTGATGACCAGCACCGACTTCACCATCGGCATGCTGGTCGCCTTCCAGATGTTCGCCGGCAAGCTCTCCCAGCCGGTGATGCGGCTGGTTGGCCTGTGGCAGCAGTTCCAGCAGGCCAGCCTGTCGGTCAAGCGCCTGGGCGACGTGATGAACGCCCCCACCGAGCCCTATTCGCTATTGCCCGCCCGTCTGCGCGAAGGCCACGGCCTGATCGAGATCGAGGGCCTGGCCTTCCGCCACAACGAAAAGCTGCCCTATCTCTACCGCGACTTTGGCTTCAGCGTGCAACCCGGCAGCGTGGTTGCGATCATGGGGCCGTCCGGTTCGGGCAAGAGCACCCTGGCCAAGCTGCTGCAAGGCTTCTACCAGCCCAGCGACGGCCGCATCAAGATCGACGGCACCGACATCCAGAACCTTTCCGCCAACGAGCTGCGCCACTACTTCGGCGTGGTGCCGCAAGAAACCGTGCTCTTCTCCGGCACCATCTACGACAATCTGCAGGCGGCCAACCCGCATGCCACCTTCGAGCACATCGTGCAGGCCTGCAAAATGGCCGAGATACACGACGTGCTGGAAAAGCTGCCCAACGGCTACCAAACCGAAATCGGCGAGCGCGGCTCGGGCCTGTCCGGCGGCCAGCGCCAGCGCCTGGCCATCGCCCGTGCCCTGCTCAAGCGGCCCAAGATCCTCATCTTCGACGAAGCCACCAGCAACCTCGACCCGCAAACCGCCGAGCACTTCGCCACCACCATCAACCAGTTGCGCGGCAAGGCCACCATGCTGTTCATTACCCACGCCCTGCCCAAGAACCTGCAGGTCGACGAAGTGGTGCGCATCGGCGGCGAAAGGCTTTCCGTGGTGCAGGGCGACAAGGTCGAACCGAACGAAAGGCGGCAGACCGAGCTATGA
- the yacG gene encoding DNA gyrase inhibitor YacG, whose product MTQKYRTVTCPTCGKPVEWRPENPFKPFCSERCKLIDLGEWATEKYRVPAEDEPLSGENNAGGEGAA is encoded by the coding sequence ATGACCCAAAAATACCGCACCGTCACCTGCCCCACCTGCGGCAAGCCCGTCGAATGGCGGCCGGAAAACCCCTTCAAGCCCTTCTGCTCCGAGCGCTGCAAGCTCATCGACCTGGGCGAGTGGGCCACCGAGAAATACCGCGTGCCGGCCGAGGACGAGCCCCTGAGCGGGGAGAACAATGCCGGCGGCGAAGGGGCGGCCTAA
- the erpA gene encoding iron-sulfur cluster insertion protein ErpA: MNAATEMSPMVFTDSAANKVKSLIEEEGNPDLKLRVFVTGGGCSGFQYGFTFDEVQNEDDTVMQKNGVTLLIDPMSLQYMVGAEIDYSEGLEGAQFVIKNPNAVSTCGCGSSFSA; the protein is encoded by the coding sequence ATGAATGCCGCGACCGAAATGAGCCCCATGGTCTTCACCGACAGCGCCGCCAACAAGGTGAAATCGCTGATCGAGGAAGAAGGCAACCCCGACCTGAAACTGCGCGTCTTCGTCACCGGCGGCGGCTGCTCCGGTTTCCAATACGGCTTCACCTTCGACGAAGTGCAGAACGAAGACGACACCGTGATGCAGAAGAACGGCGTCACCCTGCTGATCGACCCGATGAGTCTGCAATACATGGTCGGCGCCGAGATCGACTACAGCGAGGGCCTGGAAGGCGCCCAGTTCGTCATCAAGAACCCCAACGCCGTCTCCACCTGCGGTTGCGGCTCTTCCTTCTCGGCCTAA
- the argC gene encoding N-acetyl-gamma-glutamyl-phosphate reductase, with translation MIKAGIVGGTGYTGVELLRLLAQHPEVELAAITSRKEAGMPVAEMFPSLRGRVSLAFTTPEEAPLKSCDVVFFATPNGIAMQQTRELLEAGVKVIDLAADFRIKDVAEWSKWYGMEHACPELVAEAVYGLPEINRAAIKQARLIANPGCYPTAVQLGFLPLVEAGVIDTSGLVADCKSGVSGAGRKAETHILYAEATDSFKAYAVAGHRHLPEIRQGLARMAGHDVGLTFVPHLTPMIRGIHATLYGKLKKDVDLQALYEKRYAGEYFVDVMPPKSHPETRSVRAINTCRIAVHRPQGGDTVVVLSVIDNLVKGAAGQAVQNMNLLFDLPEQMGLTQIAVSP, from the coding sequence ATGATCAAGGCAGGCATCGTCGGCGGCACCGGCTACACGGGCGTGGAGCTGCTCCGCTTGTTGGCCCAGCACCCCGAGGTCGAGCTGGCGGCCATCACCTCGCGCAAGGAGGCCGGCATGCCGGTGGCCGAGATGTTCCCGTCGTTGCGCGGCCGGGTGAGCCTGGCCTTCACCACGCCGGAAGAGGCGCCGCTGAAGTCGTGCGACGTGGTCTTTTTCGCCACGCCCAACGGCATCGCCATGCAGCAGACCCGCGAGTTGCTCGAGGCCGGGGTCAAGGTCATCGACCTGGCCGCCGACTTCCGGATCAAGGACGTGGCCGAGTGGTCCAAGTGGTACGGCATGGAGCACGCCTGTCCCGAACTGGTGGCCGAGGCCGTCTATGGCCTGCCCGAGATCAACCGCGCGGCCATCAAGCAGGCCCGCCTGATCGCCAACCCCGGCTGTTACCCCACCGCTGTGCAGCTGGGTTTCCTGCCCCTGGTCGAGGCCGGCGTCATCGACACTAGCGGTCTGGTGGCCGACTGCAAGTCCGGTGTCTCCGGCGCCGGGCGCAAGGCCGAGACCCACATCCTCTATGCCGAGGCCACCGACAGCTTCAAGGCCTATGCCGTGGCCGGCCACCGTCACCTGCCGGAGATCCGCCAGGGGCTCGCCCGCATGGCCGGCCATGACGTCGGCCTCACCTTCGTGCCCCACCTCACGCCCATGATCCGCGGCATCCACGCCACGCTCTATGGCAAGCTGAAAAAAGACGTCGACCTGCAGGCTCTGTATGAGAAGCGTTACGCCGGCGAGTACTTCGTCGACGTCATGCCGCCCAAGTCGCACCCCGAGACCCGCTCGGTGCGCGCGATCAACACCTGCCGCATCGCCGTGCACCGCCCGCAGGGCGGCGACACCGTGGTCGTGCTCTCGGTGATCGACAACCTGGTCAAGGGCGCCGCCGGCCAGGCCGTGCAGAACATGAACCTCCTGTTCGACCTGCCGGAGCAGATGGGCTTGACCCAAATCGCCGTTTCGCCTTGA
- the rpsI gene encoding 30S ribosomal protein S9 has translation MIGDYYYGTGRRKSSVARVFIKAGKGQIVVNGKPVDQYFARETGRMVVRQPLVLTEKEGTFDIMVNVAGGGESGQAGAVRHGITRALIEFDPSLKTALKHAGLVTRDAREVERKKVGLHKARRRKQFSKR, from the coding sequence ATGATCGGTGACTACTACTACGGCACTGGGCGTCGCAAGAGCTCCGTCGCTCGCGTCTTCATCAAGGCTGGCAAGGGCCAGATCGTCGTCAACGGCAAGCCTGTCGACCAGTACTTCGCCCGCGAAACCGGCCGCATGGTCGTGCGCCAGCCCCTGGTGCTGACCGAGAAGGAAGGCACCTTCGACATCATGGTCAACGTCGCCGGCGGCGGCGAGTCCGGCCAGGCCGGTGCGGTGCGCCACGGCATCACCCGCGCCCTGATCGAATTCGACCCCAGCCTGAAGACCGCGCTCAAGCATGCCGGTCTGGTCACCCGCGACGCCCGTGAGGTCGAGCGTAAGAAGGTCGGTCTGCACAAGGCCCGCCGGCGCAAGCAGTTCTCCAAGCGCTAA
- the rplM gene encoding 50S ribosomal protein L13 produces MKTFSAKPLEVVHDWYVVDANDKVLGRLASEIARRLRGKHKAIYTPHVDTGDFIVVVNADKIRVTGNKALDKMYYRHSGYPGGLYETNFKDMQAKHPGRALEKAVKGMLPKGPLGYAMIKKLKVYAGGEHPHAAQQPKALEI; encoded by the coding sequence ATGAAAACCTTTTCTGCCAAGCCGCTCGAAGTCGTGCACGACTGGTACGTCGTGGACGCCAACGACAAGGTGCTCGGTCGCCTGGCGAGCGAGATCGCCCGTCGTCTGCGCGGCAAGCACAAGGCCATTTACACCCCGCACGTGGACACCGGCGACTTCATCGTCGTGGTCAATGCCGACAAGATCCGCGTGACCGGTAACAAGGCCCTGGACAAGATGTATTACCGCCACTCCGGTTACCCCGGTGGCCTGTACGAGACCAACTTCAAGGACATGCAGGCCAAGCATCCCGGCCGTGCCCTGGAGAAGGCCGTGAAGGGCATGCTGCCCAAGGGCCCGCTGGGCTACGCCATGATCAAGAAGCTGAAGGTCTATGCCGGCGGCGAGCATCCCCATGCCGCCCAGCAGCCCAAGGCTCTGGAAATTTAA
- a CDS encoding YdcF family protein, protein MDTAWLVTNLIAGLLLPPLNLLLLAAAGFWLARRRPRLGRGLMLAAFAGLWLLATPWVGDRLLAALQTPYQPIRGDEAEAIVILGGGSDPAPEYGGDRPSQATLERLRYGAHLARQTGKPLLVTGGAPKGGRPEAGIMAEALAADFGLPGAWVEGRSRNTRENAEYSAELLEKAGIRRIYLVSQAWHLPRAVPVFERAGLTVVPAGTGYAGLELSTPLDFLPDIRGLKNSYIALHEAIGLVWYRIRN, encoded by the coding sequence ATGGATACCGCCTGGCTGGTCACCAACCTGATCGCGGGGCTGCTGCTGCCCCCGCTCAACCTGCTGCTCCTGGCGGCGGCCGGCTTTTGGCTGGCCCGGCGCCGGCCCCGCCTGGGCCGCGGCCTGATGCTGGCGGCCTTCGCCGGCCTCTGGCTGCTGGCCACGCCCTGGGTCGGCGACCGGCTGCTGGCGGCCTTGCAGACACCGTATCAGCCGATCCGGGGCGACGAGGCCGAGGCCATCGTCATCCTGGGCGGCGGCAGCGACCCTGCCCCGGAATACGGCGGCGACCGGCCCAGCCAGGCCACGCTGGAGCGGCTTCGTTATGGTGCTCACCTGGCCCGGCAGACCGGCAAGCCCCTCCTGGTCACCGGCGGCGCGCCCAAGGGCGGCCGGCCTGAGGCCGGGATCATGGCCGAGGCGCTGGCTGCCGATTTCGGCCTGCCCGGCGCCTGGGTCGAGGGCCGCTCGCGCAACACCCGGGAAAATGCCGAATACTCGGCCGAATTGCTGGAAAAGGCCGGCATCCGCCGCATCTATCTGGTCAGCCAGGCCTGGCACCTGCCGCGCGCCGTGCCGGTGTTCGAACGGGCCGGCCTGACGGTGGTGCCGGCCGGCACCGGCTATGCCGGGCTGGAGCTGAGCACCCCGCTGGATTTCCTGCCCGATATCCGCGGTCTGAAGAACAGCTACATCGCCCTGCACGAGGCCATCGGCCTCGTCTGGTACCGCATACGAAACTGA
- a CDS encoding OsmC family protein, with the protein MKTRVKWIEDVCFMGETGSGHAVVMDGAPDIGGRNLGPRPMEMLLLGAGGCTSVDVVMILKKSRQDVTGCEVVLQADRADDHPKVFTRINMHFIVRGRNLKAETVERAIKLSAEKYCSATIMLAKTAEVTHDFEIVEEGAAQAE; encoded by the coding sequence ATGAAAACCCGCGTGAAATGGATCGAAGACGTCTGCTTCATGGGCGAGACCGGCAGCGGCCACGCCGTGGTGATGGACGGCGCGCCCGACATCGGCGGCCGCAACCTGGGCCCGCGGCCGATGGAGATGCTGCTCCTGGGCGCCGGCGGCTGCACCTCGGTCGACGTGGTGATGATCCTGAAGAAGAGCCGGCAGGACGTGACCGGCTGCGAGGTGGTGCTCCAGGCCGACCGCGCCGACGATCACCCCAAGGTGTTCACCCGGATCAACATGCACTTCATCGTGCGCGGCCGCAATCTCAAGGCCGAAACGGTGGAACGGGCGATCAAGCTGTCGGCGGAGAAATACTGCTCGGCCACCATCATGCTGGCGAAGACCGCCGAGGTGACCCACGACTTCGAAATCGTCGAGGAAGGCGCGGCTCAGGCCGAATAG
- a CDS encoding DUF2322 family protein yields MAFAENLAALPSADHLARIELTAPSGIKEVIENKPGSAGSVRVYAYLAAKYGEINAAAAEEGLVLYAEHTEDARVHPGKHANIDRLLRVAAGGSGYAVQLYSA; encoded by the coding sequence ATGGCCTTCGCAGAAAACCTGGCAGCGCTGCCTTCCGCCGATCATCTGGCGCGAATCGAGCTGACCGCACCCAGCGGCATCAAGGAAGTGATTGAGAACAAGCCGGGCAGCGCCGGCTCGGTGCGGGTCTATGCCTATCTGGCGGCCAAGTACGGCGAGATCAATGCCGCCGCGGCGGAGGAGGGCTTGGTTTTGTATGCCGAGCACACGGAGGACGCCCGCGTCCATCCCGGCAAGCACGCCAACATCGACCGCCTGCTGCGGGTGGCGGCCGGCGGCAGCGGCTACGCCGTGCAGCTCTATTCGGCCTGA
- the coq7 gene encoding 2-polyprenyl-3-methyl-6-methoxy-1,4-benzoquinone monooxygenase, translated as MLPIPDNLIIQFDKALRTVFAPAHSRRPHPDANVPEAELSEAEKRHAAGLMRVNHSGEVCAQALYQGQALTARDPEVQQALQAASEEETEHLAWCERRLEELGSRKSLLNPLWYAGSFTLGAIAGALGDKWNLGFLAETERQVEGHLNGHLEKLPEQDAKSRAIVEQMKADEVKHAETAIAHGGAPLPLPVKLAMRATSKILTHTAYRV; from the coding sequence ATGTTGCCGATTCCAGACAATCTCATCATCCAGTTCGACAAGGCCCTGCGCACGGTCTTCGCCCCGGCCCACAGCCGCCGGCCGCATCCCGATGCCAATGTGCCCGAGGCCGAACTGAGCGAGGCCGAGAAGCGTCACGCCGCGGGTCTGATGCGGGTCAACCACAGCGGCGAGGTGTGTGCCCAGGCGCTGTATCAGGGCCAGGCCCTGACCGCGCGCGACCCCGAGGTGCAACAGGCCCTGCAGGCGGCGAGCGAGGAGGAGACCGAACATCTGGCCTGGTGCGAGCGCCGGCTGGAGGAGCTGGGCAGCCGCAAGAGCCTGCTCAATCCGCTCTGGTATGCCGGCTCCTTCACCCTCGGCGCCATCGCCGGTGCCCTGGGCGACAAGTGGAACCTGGGCTTTCTGGCCGAGACCGAGCGCCAGGTCGAGGGCCACCTCAATGGCCATCTGGAGAAACTGCCCGAACAGGATGCCAAGAGCCGGGCCATCGTCGAGCAGATGAAGGCGGACGAGGTGAAGCACGCCGAGACCGCCATCGCCCACGGCGGCGCGCCGCTGCCGCTGCCGGTGAAGCTGGCGATGCGGGCGACATCCAAGATTCTCACCCACACCGCATACCGAGTTTGA
- a CDS encoding pyridoxamine 5'-phosphate oxidase family protein, which yields MAKFYEQLTPELTGFIARQKIFFVATAPHAGRVNVSPKGLDSLRVLGPKQVAYLDLSGSGAETAAHIRENGRLTLMFCAFEGEPLILRLYGQGEIVRPELPAWAGLKASFPDFPGMRQIILLHVDSVQTSCGAGVPLFVYAGERDQLLEWARKKGAAGMREYRRQKNRLSIDGLPTGLGDDEPDAV from the coding sequence GTGGCGAAGTTCTACGAACAACTGACACCGGAGCTGACCGGATTCATCGCGCGGCAGAAGATTTTTTTCGTCGCCACGGCGCCGCATGCCGGCCGGGTCAATGTCTCGCCCAAGGGCCTGGACAGCCTGCGCGTGCTGGGGCCGAAGCAGGTGGCCTATCTCGATCTTTCCGGCAGCGGCGCCGAGACCGCGGCGCACATCCGCGAGAACGGCCGCTTGACCTTGATGTTCTGCGCCTTCGAGGGCGAGCCCCTGATCCTGCGCCTGTATGGCCAGGGCGAGATCGTGCGGCCCGAGCTGCCGGCCTGGGCCGGACTGAAGGCGTCGTTTCCCGATTTCCCCGGCATGCGCCAGATCATCCTGCTCCACGTCGATTCGGTGCAGACTTCCTGCGGTGCCGGCGTGCCGCTGTTCGTCTATGCCGGCGAGCGCGACCAGTTGTTGGAATGGGCCCGGAAGAAGGGCGCGGCGGGCATGCGCGAATACCGCCGGCAGAAGAACCGCCTGAGTATCGACGGCCTGCCGACTGGCTTGGGCGACGACGAGCCCGACGCCGTATAA
- a CDS encoding LON peptidase substrate-binding domain-containing protein, which yields MELPLFPLNTVLLPGGRLRLKVFEPRYLDLVSACLRSGEPFGICLIQSGAEVGELAQPEPVGTLAHIRTADMNTPGVFEIEVEGGGRYRILSTRAGPNRLLIGEVELKPPESTAPVPVHCAPCLRLLQRLAEELPKFGLHPVRDEVAWVGHRLVELLPFEMPARQALLELDDPVRRLEIIVEFVREQGWSEEG from the coding sequence ATGGAACTGCCGCTGTTCCCGCTCAACACCGTGTTGCTGCCCGGCGGCCGTCTGCGGCTCAAGGTGTTCGAGCCGCGCTATCTCGATCTGGTCAGCGCCTGCCTGCGCAGCGGCGAGCCCTTCGGCATCTGCCTCATCCAGTCCGGCGCCGAGGTGGGCGAACTGGCCCAGCCCGAGCCGGTCGGCACCTTGGCCCATATCCGCACGGCCGACATGAACACGCCCGGCGTGTTCGAGATCGAGGTCGAGGGCGGCGGCCGCTATCGCATCCTTTCGACCCGGGCCGGCCCCAACCGCCTGCTGATCGGCGAAGTCGAGCTCAAGCCGCCGGAATCGACCGCGCCGGTGCCCGTGCACTGCGCGCCCTGTCTGCGTCTGCTGCAACGCCTGGCCGAGGAGCTGCCCAAGTTCGGCCTGCATCCGGTACGCGACGAGGTGGCCTGGGTCGGCCATCGCCTGGTCGAACTGCTGCCGTTCGAGATGCCGGCGCGCCAGGCCCTGCTCGAACTCGACGACCCGGTGCGCCGGCTGGAGATCATCGTCGAGTTCGTGCGCGAGCAGGGCTGGAGCGAAGAGGGCTAG